In Candidatus Accumulibacter cognatus, the genomic window GCCCTGCAGATGGTGCATCACCGTCACCGACAGGCGCACGCTACGGCGGCAGCCATCCTTGCGTATCACGGTCATTTCCCGCTCATCGACTTCGCGGTTGCTGCGCGCCCTGGCGACCAGCGCGTCGAAACCGGCTTCAACCCGATATCCCAGGGTCTCGCTCAGCACGGCAGCCAACGCCGCGATCTCGTCGCTGTCGTGAAAAAGGAGAGGGGTCACCTGGCCAACCACCTCATCGGCCCGGTAGCCGAGGATCGTTTCAGCGCCCGGATTGAATACCGTGATCAGTCCATCAGGATCGGTGGCAACGATGCCGCAGGCGGCATGGGCGAGCACCGACGCCTTCAGAGCCTCGCTTTCCCGCAACGCCTGCTCCGCCTGCCGGCGTTCGGCGAGCAAGGCCGTGTTTTCCAGAGCGACCGAGGCGCTCGCCGCCAGACCTTGTAATAACTGCACATCAGTCTCGTCAAAACCACCGGGTTTGTTGTGGATCTCGAAACAACCGAGCAGCTCGCCGTGGCGGCTGATGATCGGCATGTCGAGCAGGTTGTGGGAAGCCAGTGCCTGTTGAATCTCCGGGGTCATATGAGGATCGTCCCCGGCATCATTGCTGAGATAAAACGTTCTGCTCTGTATGACCCGGCCCGGTACGCCATAACCGCTTGGGAAACGGTAGTCCATGGGCATCCACCGACCTGCGTGGTGGTACTCGCTGAAAACCATCTGTCCATCGCAATAGCGCGCCGCAGCTCCTGTCGTTGCGGCGGTGATTTTCAGGGCAGCGGTCACGAGTTGACGCAGCACGACCGGGATTTTCAGCTCGCTGTTGATTTCCTGACTGGCGGCCGACATCAGCGCCAGTTGCTCGCTGCGCCGCAGCAGCGCGGCCTCCGCCTGCTTGCGTTCGCTGATGTCGCGAGAGAGGACGATGAAGCGGGGCTCTTTGCCGGTCGTGGCAAGCTTACGGGCCACCGACAGTTCGAACCAGTAGTGTCCTTGCGTCAACGGCAGTTCGAACTGATGGCCAAGCGAGCGACCGGTCTCCTCCGCCTCGCGCAAGGCCGACAGGCAAATGGCCGCGGCAGCGGGCGGCAGCACCTCCGACAGCAGCCTGCCGATCAGGCGATCCGGGGGTGCGGCCAACAGATCGGTACGCGGGGAATGGTAGTCATGGTAGCGACCATCGAGTCCCACTTCGAACATCAGATCGGGAACGGCATTCAGGGTGGCTTCGAGCTGGGAGGTGCGCTGCCGGACGAGGCGCCGCAGGGTCAGCACCCAGATCAACAGCAGACTACCGATCAATGTACCGACCAGCAGTGCGTAGCCGAGATAGCGCGCAAAGGGGGACAGAATCAGCGGGGTTCCCATCCATTTCTGACGCAGTGCCCGCTCTTCGTCCGGAGAAATGCTGGCAAAACCCTTCTGCAGCAGTGCCAGAGTGGCGCTATCGCCTTTCTGCACGGCCCGGTGAAATTCTCCTGTATACAAGGTGAAAGCCTTGTTGAACAGATGCTCGGCGTGATTCAGGTAAAGCAGGTAGTTGGCGGGCGGCTCGTCGAGACAGAACACCCGGACTTTTCCTCCCACTGCCCCGCGCACCAGCGCCTCGTAACTGGCAAACATCTGCAGCGTGCTGATGCCAAGGCTGGTCAACTTCGTGGCACAGGCGTCTCCAGCCTTCACGCCGACCAGAAAACCCTGCAGGGTCATGGCATCGACGATACCGCCGATGCTGGCATGGGTGAAGATCGATACCGGGATCGTTTCGTAAGGCGGCGAAAAATCGAGTGTGCGCTCGCGTTCCGGAGTCCGGAAGATGGTATCGATGACGGCTGCCTGTTGCCGGCTCATGCGTCGCTGTGCGGTTGCCCAGTCGCTTCCCTGCAGGTCGACAGGCACCCCGGTCTTGCTTTCCCACAGCTTCCAGCGATCGACCAGATAACCCGTGAGGGTGCCGCCGGCATCGCGAAACACATAGGGCGGGTAGTTGTCGTCGATGACCACGGCTACCGCAGCGGGCAACTTTGGCGCAGCGGCGCTGCCGGCAATGCTGCAAAGTGGCAACAGCGTTGCCAGCGCGAGGAACAGGAGGCGACAGCTACGCACGAGACTCAACCAAACTGCGCAGCGCCGACAACCCGGCAAGCTCAACTGTCCCCGATCGGTCGCCGGTTTGCCAGCGCGAGCCAGCCGCGAATGACACGATAGGCGACCCACAGACCGAGGATGACGATCAATATCCAGGCGATCGGAATACCGATGAGGGTGATGATCAGCAAGCCGTAGACCAGCAGCCAGAGCAGCGTGAACCAGAAGGTCCGGATCTGCCAGCGATAGTGGCTGTAGAGCCAGGTGCCCGAGACCTCGGCGCGCTTGAGGTAATTGAGAACGACGGCAATCAGCGACGGTAGGCCGAAGACAAAAGCACCGGCGACCGTCGCCGCGCCGGTGACTCCAAGCACCACGGCCAGTGCGTGCAGGCCGTAGATGACATGGCACCAGGCGCGCGCACCATCGATATTCTTTTCGGGAATCAGGTCATTGTTCACTCTGCTCTCCAGTATTGGCTGCCCCGGCCGGGCGGAGCACCGGCACTCACAGCCCGAGCTCGTTCCATAGCGCATCGACGCGCTGTTTCACGGCAGCATCCATGACGATCGGTGTGCCCCACTCTCGAGTGGTTTCGCCAGGCCACTTGTTGGTGGCGTCGATTCCCATCTTGCTGCCGAGACCGGCGACCGGGCTGGCAAAGTCGAGATAGTCGATCGGCGTGTTCTCGGCGATCAGCGTGTCGCGCACTGCATCGACGCGCGTGGTCATCGCCCAGATCACTTCCTTCCAGTCGCGGATATCGACATCATCGTCCACCACGATGATGAACTTGGTGTACATGAACTGGCGCAGGAAACTCCAGATTCCGAACATCACGCGTTTGGCGTGTCCCGGATACTGCTTCCGGATGCTGACCGTCGCCAGGCGATACGAACAGCCTTCCGGTGGCAGGTAGAAATCGACGATCTCGGGAAACTGCTTCTGCAACAGCGGTACGAACACTTCGTTGAGCGCTACGCCGAGCATCGCCGGTTCGTCCGGTGGCTTGCCGGTATAGGTGCTGTGGTAGATCGCTTGCCGGCGCATCGTGATGCGCTCGATGGTGAATACCGGGAAGCGTGCCTGCTCGTTGTAATAGCCGGTATGGTCGCCATAGGGTCCTTCGAGCGCGCTTTCGGCCGGATCGATGAATCCTTCGAGAACGATCTCGGCGGTCGCCGGTACCTGTAGGTCGGAGCCCAGGCACTTCACCACGTCGGTCTTGGCTCCGCGCAGCAGACCGGCAAACTGGTATTCGGAGAGACTGTCCGGCACCGGCGTCACCGCTGCGAGAATCGTGGCGGGATCGGCGCCCAGCGCCACTGCGATCGGGAAAGGCTGGCCCGGTTGCTGCAGGCAGTGCTCGCGAAAATCGAGTGCGCCGCCGCGATGTGCCAGCCAGCGCATGATCACCCGGTTGCTCCCGATTACCTGCTGGCGATAGATGCCCAGGTTCTGGCGATTCTTGTGCGGCCCGCGCGTCACCGTCAGTCCCCAGGTGATCAGTGGCGCTGCGTCGCCCGGCCAGCAGAACTGGATTGGCAGACGCGACAGATCGACGTCTTTGCCTTCCCAGACGAGTTCCTGGCAAGGCGCCGAAGAGCGCACGCGCGGCGCCATGTTGAGCACCTGTCGGAGTACCGGCAGCTTTTCCCAGGCATCCTTGAGCCCCTTCGGCGCTTCCGGCTCCTTGAGGTAGGCGAGTAGCTTGCCGACCTCACGCAATGCCAGCACCGAGTCTTGCCCCATACCCAGCGCCACTCGCCGCGGTGTGCCGAAGAGATTGGCCAGCACCGGCATGGCATGTCCCCGTGGATTCTCGAAGAGTAGCGCCGGTCCGCCGGCACGCAGGACGCGATCACAAATCTCGGTCATCTCCAGATGCGTGTCCACTGTTACCCCGATGCGCCTGAGTTCGCCAAGGCTTTCCAGTTGCGCGATGAAGTCGCGCAGGTCGTGATATTTCATTGTTCGGAGGGCTATCTGAGGCGATAGGAATTGTGGCAGACGACACAGGACGTAGTCAGCGATGGCAGTGCGGCAATGGTTTTCTCGCGGTCAGCGCTGGCGGCGATGCGGGCAAAGTCGCTGGCTGCCTGATGCCCGTCGATGCCGATGCGGTGCATCGCCGGGGGCATGTGCGGCCCAGGACGCGCGTCGAAAGGCTGACCGCGATGTCTCCCCATTGCCGAGACGCCGAGTTCCTTTTCGGCAAGTTCGCCGGCCTCCTTCAGTTTGCCGGCCGCTACCAGGCCGAGAATTTCGTTCAGGGCGAGCAGGCCGGCGCGCATCTCGGCACGCAGATTGGTTTCTGCCGGTCCCGGCATCGGCGCCAACTGGCGAGTGTCTTCGGCCGCCTGCAAGGTGCCTGTCAGTAGCAGGAGTGCGCAGAACAGGGGGGGCTTCATCCGTTGATTCCTTTGTTGGCCAGAAAATCGAGGGCGATACCGGCGAAGATGCTGGCACCCAGCCAGTTGTTGTGCCGGAAAGCCGTGAAGCAGCGCTGCGGATCGCGTTCGCGGATCAGCGTGTAGTGATAGGCGGCAATCGTCGCTGCCACCGCCAGTCCACCGTAGAACAGTGCCCCGAGGCCGATTCGGTAGCCAAGCGCAGCGATCAGCCCGAGAGCGAGTGCGTAACAGATCATCACTGCCGCTACATCGACGCGCCCAAAGGTGATCGCCGAGCTGCGAATGCCGATTTTCAGATCATCGACCCGGTCGACCAGTGCGTATTCGGTATCGTAGGCGATCGCCCAGAAGACGTTGGCCAGCAGCAGCCACCATGCTTCCACCGGCACCCTGCCGAGTTGTGCCGCATAAGCCATCGGGATGCCGAAACCGAAAGCGACGCCGAGATAGGCTTGCGGCACGGCGAGAAAGCGTTTGGTGAAGGGATAGCTGGCAGCGAGAAACAGTGCTGCCACACAAAGACCGGCCAGCAGCCAGCTAAAGAGTGGCAGCACCAGGGCGAAAGCGGCCGACACCAGCGCCAGAAACAGCAGCCAGGCCTCGCCGACTGAAACCCTGCCGGCGGCCAGTGGACGTTCGCGGGTACGCGCCACATGCGGATCGAAATTGCGGTCGGCCAGATCGTTGATTACACAACCGGCCGAACGCATCAGCACCGTCCCGAGCACGAAGATCCAGACCACCAGCCAGTTCGGTCTGCCCAGCGCCGACAGCCACAGTGCCCACAAGGTTGGCCAGAGCAGCAGTAGGATGCCGATCGGTTTGTCGAGGCGCATCAGTCGCTCATAAAGGTCGATCCGTTCGCGCAATGTTTTGCCTGAAATGTTCATGCACCTCATTTTAACGGTCATCAGGGCGCTAGGCATCTGAATCATGATCCGGAACGTCTCCGGCAGCCACCGATATTGGCGACTTTGCTTCCGGGGTTTGACGAAGCCGCGCGAAGAGTGCACTATTTTCTCGGGAAAGCGGTGCAGAACGGCCTGCTGCCTGTACTCCATCGCTTCAGCGCAGGGCCTCCTGTTTGATCGGATGGGCCTTGCCAATCCATTTTCGATCGACGGACGGACAACATGATGACCAACGAGTTTCCCAGATGAACAGTTCCCGGAGCGCGGATCATGACCTGCTGGCCGCTTGGTTAGCCCCGGAACCCGGCCAGGTCGACGCTGCACCGGGCGACGATCTATGGAAAGTGTTGCTGGTGGATGACCAGGAAGATGTGCATGCCGTCCTCCACCTGACCCTGCACGATGTGCTGATCGAAGGCCGTCGGCTGCTCCTGCTCGATGCTCTTTCGGCCAGCGATGCAAGGGCGGCGATCGTTGCTCACCCGGACATTGCCCTGATCCTGCTGGATGTGGTGATGGAGTCCGATCAAGCCGGCCTGGATCTGGTGCGCCACATCCGCGATGAGTTGCGCAACCGCAGCGTCCAGATCGTCCTGATCACCGGTCAGCCGGGCTATGCACCGCAGCGGGAAGTGATCAGCGGCTATCAGATCGATGGCTACCGGCTCAAGTCGGAACTGAGCGCCAACCAAATCTTCGTGCAGGTCTATTCCGCCATCCGCACCCATCGGCTGATGCGCGAACATGAGATCCTGCAGCAGGACCTCGAGCAGAAGGTGAATCAGCTCAAACGCTCGAATGCCGAACTGGAGCAGTTCAGCTACGCCATTTCACATGACCTGCGCCAGCCCTTGCGAATGATTTCGAGTTATATGCAACTGCTCGGGGTCAGCCTTGCCGATCAGCTCGGCAGCGAGCAGCGTGCCTACTTCAATTTTGCCATCAACGGCGCCAAGCGCCTTGACCGGATGCTCGTCGACCTGCTCGAGTACTCGCGCGTCGGTCGCCTGGGCGAGCCGCCGGAGTGGCTCGAAAGCCGGTTGATCCTCGATGACGCGCTACTCTTCCTGCAACCCTCAATTCTCGAAGCGCAGGCGACCCTGCGCATTGGCGGCCAGTGGCCGCGTGTCTTCGTCAGTCCCGACGAGATTTTGCGGCTGCTGCAGAACCTGATCGGCAACGCGGCAAAATTCCGGAATGTCGGCCGGGCACTGGAGATCTCGGTCTCCAGTAAGGTGTTCGCAGGGAACTGGTACATTTGTATCGCCGACAACGGCATCGGCATTCATCCTGGGCAGATCGCCCGGCTTTTTCAGGTTTTCCAGCGCTTGCACAGTCGCGCCGCATTTGACGGCAGCGGTGTCGGGCTGGCCCTGTGCCGAAAGATCGCCGAGCATCATGGTGGGCGAATCTGGGCCGAATCGGCAGGAGAAGGGCAAGGGAGTCGTTTCTGCGTGTCGTTGCCCTTGCCGCAGGAGAATGCATGACACCGCCTGAGTCCTCCCGCAGTCCACGTCGGCCAGGGTCGGCGAAAGCTGGCGGCAAGTGGCTCTCGCGACCCGCGCATGTGGCCGCTTTGGTGTTCGTCGCTTCGGGGGTTCTGGCGGCGGGGCTGATCTGGCGCCTGGAGGCGTATCGCCTGCACCAGGCACGCCACCTCGCAGCCATTCTGGCCGCCGAGCGCGCCTACACGATCCAGACCAGCATCGATCATGTGCTGTCTGCGACCTATACCCTGGCGGCAATGTTGCAGCAAGGCAAGGGAGTCATTCCCGATTTCGAGCGAACGGCAGGTCAGTTGCTGCGCTTTTACCCCGGCGCTGCGGCACTGCAACTGGCGCCCGGCGGTATCATTCGGCAGGTGGTGCCGCTGGCGGGTAACGAGCAGGCGATTGGCCACGATCTGTTGCACGACCCGGAGCGCGACAAGGAAGCCCTGCTCGCCCGCAACAGTGCTCAGTTGATG contains:
- the ubiA gene encoding 4-hydroxybenzoate octaprenyltransferase — translated: MNISGKTLRERIDLYERLMRLDKPIGILLLLWPTLWALWLSALGRPNWLVVWIFVLGTVLMRSAGCVINDLADRNFDPHVARTRERPLAAGRVSVGEAWLLFLALVSAAFALVLPLFSWLLAGLCVAALFLAASYPFTKRFLAVPQAYLGVAFGFGIPMAYAAQLGRVPVEAWWLLLANVFWAIAYDTEYALVDRVDDLKIGIRSSAITFGRVDVAAVMICYALALGLIAALGYRIGLGALFYGGLAVAATIAAYHYTLIRERDPQRCFTAFRHNNWLGASIFAGIALDFLANKGING
- a CDS encoding EAL domain-containing protein codes for the protein MRSCRLLFLALATLLPLCSIAGSAAAPKLPAAVAVVIDDNYPPYVFRDAGGTLTGYLVDRWKLWESKTGVPVDLQGSDWATAQRRMSRQQAAVIDTIFRTPERERTLDFSPPYETIPVSIFTHASIGGIVDAMTLQGFLVGVKAGDACATKLTSLGISTLQMFASYEALVRGAVGGKVRVFCLDEPPANYLLYLNHAEHLFNKAFTLYTGEFHRAVQKGDSATLALLQKGFASISPDEERALRQKWMGTPLILSPFARYLGYALLVGTLIGSLLLIWVLTLRRLVRQRTSQLEATLNAVPDLMFEVGLDGRYHDYHSPRTDLLAAPPDRLIGRLLSEVLPPAAAAICLSALREAEETGRSLGHQFELPLTQGHYWFELSVARKLATTGKEPRFIVLSRDISERKQAEAALLRRSEQLALMSAASQEINSELKIPVVLRQLVTAALKITAATTGAAARYCDGQMVFSEYHHAGRWMPMDYRFPSGYGVPGRVIQSRTFYLSNDAGDDPHMTPEIQQALASHNLLDMPIISRHGELLGCFEIHNKPGGFDETDVQLLQGLAASASVALENTALLAERRQAEQALRESEALKASVLAHAACGIVATDPDGLITVFNPGAETILGYRADEVVGQVTPLLFHDSDEIAALAAVLSETLGYRVEAGFDALVARARSNREVDEREMTVIRKDGCRRSVRLSVTVMHHLQGEIAGYLGTLVDITEQKEAEASIKRLAHFDPLTGLPNRSLLAERVRHDLSRAQRGRESLALMFLDLDRFKNVNDSLGHRIGDEILIQLAKRLAGAVRAEDTVSRLGGDEFILVLPDTDATGAAHVASKLLEVTAPSYCIEQHQLSCTVSLGIAMYPADGDSFETLSMCADTAMYRAKQRGRNAYCFFTTEMQERSTRTLQLENDLRRALENGELSLHFQPQFMIAARRLVGAEALLRWQHPKLGMVPPAEFIPIAEESGLILPIGEWVLRDAVRQMRLWRQAGLPLLTVAVNLSAVQFRQANLAEVVSRILDEEGLSAQFLELELTESVAMDNPLAAVKLMDKLRARGVRISIDDFGTDYSSMSYLKRFQAHKLKIDRSFIADLAADPDDEAIIAAIISLAHNLGLQTIAEGVESEEQLSFLHAKGCDEAQGYLFSEPLPAAQFESFARHACQR
- a CDS encoding cytochrome C gives rise to the protein MKPPLFCALLLLTGTLQAAEDTRQLAPMPGPAETNLRAEMRAGLLALNEILGLVAAGKLKEAGELAEKELGVSAMGRHRGQPFDARPGPHMPPAMHRIGIDGHQAASDFARIAASADREKTIAALPSLTTSCVVCHNSYRLR
- the ubiD gene encoding 4-hydroxy-3-polyprenylbenzoate decarboxylase; translated protein: MKYHDLRDFIAQLESLGELRRIGVTVDTHLEMTEICDRVLRAGGPALLFENPRGHAMPVLANLFGTPRRVALGMGQDSVLALREVGKLLAYLKEPEAPKGLKDAWEKLPVLRQVLNMAPRVRSSAPCQELVWEGKDVDLSRLPIQFCWPGDAAPLITWGLTVTRGPHKNRQNLGIYRQQVIGSNRVIMRWLAHRGGALDFREHCLQQPGQPFPIAVALGADPATILAAVTPVPDSLSEYQFAGLLRGAKTDVVKCLGSDLQVPATAEIVLEGFIDPAESALEGPYGDHTGYYNEQARFPVFTIERITMRRQAIYHSTYTGKPPDEPAMLGVALNEVFVPLLQKQFPEIVDFYLPPEGCSYRLATVSIRKQYPGHAKRVMFGIWSFLRQFMYTKFIIVVDDDVDIRDWKEVIWAMTTRVDAVRDTLIAENTPIDYLDFASPVAGLGSKMGIDATNKWPGETTREWGTPIVMDAAVKQRVDALWNELGL
- a CDS encoding hybrid sensor histidine kinase/response regulator, which codes for MNSSRSADHDLLAAWLAPEPGQVDAAPGDDLWKVLLVDDQEDVHAVLHLTLHDVLIEGRRLLLLDALSASDARAAIVAHPDIALILLDVVMESDQAGLDLVRHIRDELRNRSVQIVLITGQPGYAPQREVISGYQIDGYRLKSELSANQIFVQVYSAIRTHRLMREHEILQQDLEQKVNQLKRSNAELEQFSYAISHDLRQPLRMISSYMQLLGVSLADQLGSEQRAYFNFAINGAKRLDRMLVDLLEYSRVGRLGEPPEWLESRLILDDALLFLQPSILEAQATLRIGGQWPRVFVSPDEILRLLQNLIGNAAKFRNVGRALEISVSSKVFAGNWYICIADNGIGIHPGQIARLFQVFQRLHSRAAFDGSGVGLALCRKIAEHHGGRIWAESAGEGQGSRFCVSLPLPQENA